In one window of Microbacterium sp. PM5 DNA:
- the secF gene encoding protein translocase subunit SecF, with the protein MRSMNEFGNDLYTGKTSFPFVGRRRLWFIIAAALVIAAALVPLFRPIQFSIEFTGGSQFTVNQVANPDQTAATAAVQSVVPGATTKVTTIGSDALRIQTDQMTNTETQAVTTALAQKFAVQESDVSSSFIGPSWGQDVTRQSLWGLAIFLALTFVILAIYFRTWKMSVAAIIGLIDVLVVTVGVYALFGFEISPAAVIGFLTILSYSLYDTTVVFDKIRENTREDGEKSGRTFGESVNLAVNQTLIRSINTTVVAALPTGAILFIGALWLGAQTLTDISLSIFVGTIVAAYSTLFVAAPLYSLLRENESDLRARDARVLAARERARVDA; encoded by the coding sequence ATGCGCTCTATGAACGAGTTCGGAAACGACCTCTACACGGGCAAGACCTCCTTCCCCTTCGTCGGACGTCGCCGACTGTGGTTCATCATCGCCGCAGCCCTGGTCATCGCGGCCGCCCTCGTGCCGCTGTTTCGGCCGATCCAGTTCTCGATCGAGTTCACCGGCGGGTCGCAGTTCACCGTGAACCAGGTCGCGAATCCCGATCAGACCGCCGCCACGGCGGCCGTGCAGTCCGTGGTTCCCGGTGCGACGACGAAGGTCACGACCATCGGTTCGGACGCGCTTCGCATCCAGACCGACCAGATGACCAACACGGAGACCCAGGCCGTCACCACCGCCTTGGCGCAGAAGTTCGCCGTGCAGGAGTCCGACGTCAGCTCGTCCTTCATCGGACCGAGCTGGGGTCAGGATGTCACCCGCCAGTCGCTGTGGGGGCTCGCGATCTTCCTCGCGCTCACGTTCGTGATCCTCGCCATCTACTTCCGCACCTGGAAGATGTCGGTCGCGGCGATCATCGGACTGATCGATGTTCTGGTCGTCACGGTCGGCGTCTACGCCCTCTTCGGCTTCGAGATCTCGCCCGCAGCCGTCATCGGCTTCCTCACGATCCTGTCGTACTCGCTGTACGACACGACGGTCGTCTTCGACAAGATCCGCGAGAACACCCGCGAAGACGGCGAGAAGTCGGGGCGTACTTTCGGCGAGTCGGTCAACCTCGCGGTGAACCAGACGCTGATCCGATCGATCAACACGACGGTGGTCGCCGCGCTTCCGACGGGAGCGATCCTGTTCATCGGAGCGCTGTGGCTCGGCGCGCAGACGCTGACCGACATCTCCCTGTCGATCTTCGTCGGAACGATCGTCGCCGCATACTCGACGCTGTTCGTCGCGGCGCCGCTGTACTCGCTGCTGCGTGAGAACGAGTCGGACCTCAGGGCGCGTGATGCGCGCGTTCTGGCTGCACGCGAGCGCGCCCGCGTCGACGCGTGA
- a CDS encoding bifunctional (p)ppGpp synthetase/guanosine-3',5'-bis(diphosphate) 3'-pyrophosphohydrolase, whose amino-acid sequence MAETVPTSAGNVAPPPSSTLRRLVPRIFSRAPSRNGVEQLIRTVRTHHPKGDVAIIERAYQVAARAHASQKRQSGEPYITHPLAVAQILADLGLGPRAIAAALLHDTVEDTDYRLDELTADFGDEVAMLVDGVTKLDKVKYGDAAQAETVRKMIVAMSKDIRVLIIKLADRLHNARTWGFVPPEKAAKKATETLEIYAPLAHRLGIQAVKSELEDLSFAVLHPKLYAEIDSLVKQRTPQREEYVHKVIEAVEADLRDLRIRGRVMGRPKQLYSVYQKMVVRGREFDDIYDLIGIRVLVGTVRDCYAVLGSIHARWTPIPGRFKDYIATPKFNLYQSLHTTVIGPGGRTVEIQIRTNEMHQQAEYGVAAHWKYKERMAGGKSDTKAVDTDMAWIAHISDWQAETADPGEFLDSLRFEIGAKEVYVFTPKGRVIGLPAGGTPVDFAYAVHTEVGHRTMGAKVNGRLVPLESELHSGDVVEVFTSKNPDAGPSQDWLSFVKSTRARNKIRGWFTKERREEAVEQGKDAIARAMRRQNLPLQRLMNQDSFTEVAHQLRYEDVTALYAAVGEGHVSTQSVIEKVTALVSSEEDTSTGPIEIPHIGRSKAPRGGDSGVLVRGAPDILVKLAKCCTPVPGDDIVGFVTRGSGVSVHRADCTNVRSLQDDPDRMIDVAWAPTTKSVFLVHIQVEALDRSGLLSDITRVLSEHHVNILSASVQTTNDRLALSRYVFEMGDIVHLDRVLNAVRRIDAVYDVYRVTSS is encoded by the coding sequence ATGGCCGAGACGGTTCCCACGTCTGCCGGAAACGTCGCGCCCCCGCCCAGTTCCACTCTGCGCCGTCTGGTGCCTCGCATCTTCTCGCGTGCGCCGTCACGCAACGGCGTCGAACAGCTGATCCGCACAGTCCGCACGCACCATCCGAAGGGTGACGTCGCGATCATCGAGCGCGCCTATCAGGTGGCGGCTCGGGCGCACGCCAGCCAGAAGCGGCAGAGCGGCGAGCCCTACATCACGCACCCGCTGGCCGTCGCGCAGATCCTCGCCGACCTCGGCCTCGGTCCGCGCGCCATCGCCGCCGCCCTCCTGCACGACACCGTCGAAGACACCGACTACCGGCTCGACGAGCTGACGGCGGATTTCGGCGACGAGGTCGCCATGCTCGTCGACGGCGTCACCAAGCTCGACAAGGTCAAGTACGGAGACGCCGCACAGGCGGAGACCGTCCGCAAGATGATCGTCGCGATGTCCAAAGACATCCGGGTGCTGATCATCAAGCTGGCCGACCGGCTGCACAACGCGCGCACCTGGGGCTTCGTGCCCCCGGAGAAGGCGGCGAAGAAGGCGACCGAGACGCTCGAGATCTACGCGCCGCTGGCTCACCGGCTCGGCATCCAGGCGGTCAAGAGCGAGCTGGAGGATCTGTCCTTCGCCGTCCTGCACCCGAAGCTGTACGCCGAGATCGACAGCCTCGTGAAGCAGCGCACGCCTCAGCGCGAAGAGTACGTCCACAAGGTGATCGAGGCCGTCGAGGCCGACCTGCGTGACCTCCGCATCCGAGGGCGCGTCATGGGCCGGCCCAAGCAGCTCTACTCGGTCTATCAGAAGATGGTCGTGCGCGGCCGCGAGTTCGACGACATCTACGACCTCATCGGCATCCGCGTGCTCGTCGGGACCGTGCGCGACTGCTATGCCGTGCTGGGCTCGATCCATGCGCGCTGGACGCCGATTCCGGGTCGCTTCAAGGATTACATCGCCACCCCCAAGTTCAACCTCTACCAATCGCTGCACACGACCGTGATCGGCCCCGGCGGACGCACTGTCGAGATCCAGATCCGCACCAACGAGATGCACCAGCAGGCGGAGTACGGCGTCGCCGCGCACTGGAAGTACAAGGAGCGGATGGCGGGCGGGAAGTCCGACACGAAGGCCGTCGACACCGACATGGCCTGGATCGCGCACATCTCCGACTGGCAGGCGGAGACGGCCGATCCGGGGGAGTTCCTCGACTCGCTGCGCTTCGAGATCGGCGCGAAGGAGGTCTACGTCTTCACCCCGAAGGGGAGGGTCATCGGTCTTCCCGCGGGGGGCACACCGGTGGACTTCGCGTATGCGGTGCACACCGAAGTCGGTCACCGCACGATGGGCGCGAAGGTCAACGGTCGACTCGTGCCGCTGGAGTCGGAGCTGCATTCCGGCGATGTCGTCGAGGTCTTCACGTCGAAGAACCCGGATGCCGGGCCGAGCCAGGACTGGCTGAGCTTCGTCAAGAGCACGCGGGCGCGCAACAAGATCCGCGGATGGTTCACGAAGGAGCGCCGCGAAGAAGCGGTGGAGCAGGGTAAGGACGCCATCGCGCGGGCCATGCGCCGGCAGAACCTGCCGCTGCAGCGACTGATGAACCAGGACTCGTTCACCGAGGTCGCCCATCAGCTGCGCTACGAGGACGTCACGGCTCTGTACGCCGCCGTCGGCGAGGGGCACGTATCGACGCAGTCGGTGATCGAGAAGGTCACAGCGCTGGTCAGCTCTGAGGAAGACACCTCCACGGGCCCGATCGAGATCCCGCACATCGGACGCTCGAAGGCGCCCCGCGGCGGCGACTCTGGTGTCCTGGTGCGCGGCGCCCCCGACATCCTGGTCAAGCTCGCCAAGTGCTGCACGCCGGTGCCGGGCGACGACATCGTCGGGTTCGTCACGCGGGGCAGCGGCGTGTCGGTGCACCGCGCGGACTGCACGAACGTCCGGTCGCTGCAGGATGATCCGGACCGCATGATCGACGTGGCCTGGGCGCCGACGACCAAGAGCGTGTTCCTGGTTCACATCCAGGTCGAGGCACTCGATCGCTCCGGGCTGCTGAGCGACATCACGCGAGTGCTGAGCGAGCACCACGTCAACATCCTCTCGGCGTCGGTGCAGACCACCAACGACCGCCTCGCGCTCAGCCGCTACGTGTTCGAGATGGGCGACATCGTGCATCTCGACCGGGTGCTCAACGCCGTCCGCCGCATCGACGCCGTGTACGACGTCTACCGGGTGACCTCTTCCTGA
- a CDS encoding SAM-dependent methyltransferase: MGWPFLYFAGDRLSTAELSAARLDGDLVEVGEAYMPTDAVETRELRAGSLRPLMSAALALTRRSAAWVHGALAEPPVRHDVQRFSARRIHSVVDNRLVYRDVALRGEDVMAISGVAVTTPARTLADLVRDQCGGVDTAAEIAAVLRWSPGLASTAAQVLADGPPLHHKRAAIAVLRTCAQEEVTR; encoded by the coding sequence ATGGGCTGGCCCTTCCTCTACTTCGCCGGAGATCGGCTGTCGACGGCTGAGCTGAGCGCGGCTCGATTGGACGGCGACCTCGTCGAGGTCGGCGAGGCCTACATGCCGACGGATGCCGTGGAGACACGGGAACTGCGCGCGGGATCGCTGCGTCCGCTGATGTCGGCAGCGCTCGCGCTGACGCGACGATCGGCGGCCTGGGTGCACGGTGCGCTGGCGGAGCCGCCGGTGCGCCATGACGTCCAGCGGTTCTCAGCGCGGCGGATCCATTCCGTGGTCGACAACCGACTGGTCTATCGCGACGTCGCGCTGCGCGGCGAGGACGTGATGGCGATCTCGGGTGTCGCCGTGACCACACCGGCCCGGACGCTCGCTGATCTCGTGCGGGATCAGTGCGGCGGCGTCGACACGGCGGCGGAGATCGCCGCTGTTCTCCGCTGGTCTCCGGGTCTTGCCTCGACGGCCGCGCAGGTCCTGGCCGACGGCCCACCGCTGCACCACAAGCGCGCGGCCATCGCCGTGCTGCGCACGTGCGCTCAGGAAGAGGTCACCCGGTAG
- a CDS encoding DUF349 domain-containing protein: MTDVSPSQPDHEPAEQVPVEDTATVAAEEAAPLVDEATAADAAPAPAAPAPTPAPRAMPVPRPPARRAAVAPLPASAPDSFGRVDDDGTVSVREGDDWRVVGQYPDGTPAEALAYFERKYVDLAGEVTLLEVRHRNGGASASDLRTTLATVRERVVGAAAVGDLAALEARLSALDAALSEASAEEAQAQREAIDAAIAERTALVERIEALAARDPKSIQWKQTTAEIGELFAQWQAHQATGPRLPKSTGQQLWKRFRDARATLDKHRREFYSGMDEQHRAARDAKARLVERAEALASKGEDGIGAYRTLLDEWKSAGRAGKKADDALWARFKAAGDALYAARSDREQADAEASREKIEAKRALLAEAAAVPQEKDLVKARTLLTGIQRRWDEIGRIFPREAERGLDDELRKIEQGVKAREDADWKSNNPETKARQNDMTQQLRDAIAGLEADLEKAKASKNAGAIAKATEALEARKGWLKALGG; the protein is encoded by the coding sequence GTGACTGACGTCTCCCCTTCCCAGCCCGACCACGAGCCTGCCGAACAGGTCCCTGTCGAGGACACCGCCACCGTTGCCGCCGAAGAGGCCGCGCCCCTCGTCGACGAGGCGACGGCTGCGGACGCCGCGCCGGCTCCGGCCGCGCCGGCTCCGACTCCGGCGCCTCGGGCGATGCCGGTTCCCCGCCCGCCCGCGCGACGCGCCGCGGTCGCCCCGCTTCCGGCGTCTGCGCCCGATTCGTTCGGTCGCGTGGACGACGACGGTACCGTCTCGGTCCGCGAGGGCGACGACTGGCGTGTCGTGGGTCAGTACCCCGATGGCACGCCCGCCGAGGCTCTCGCGTATTTCGAGCGCAAGTACGTCGATCTCGCCGGTGAGGTCACTTTGCTCGAGGTTCGTCACCGCAACGGTGGGGCATCGGCATCGGACCTGCGCACGACGCTGGCGACCGTGCGTGAGCGCGTCGTCGGTGCCGCCGCCGTGGGCGACCTCGCCGCACTGGAGGCGCGGCTGAGCGCGCTGGATGCCGCCCTCAGCGAGGCGTCGGCGGAAGAAGCCCAGGCCCAGCGCGAGGCGATCGACGCCGCCATCGCAGAGCGGACGGCGCTCGTCGAGCGGATCGAAGCCCTGGCCGCCCGCGACCCCAAGTCGATCCAGTGGAAGCAGACGACCGCCGAGATCGGCGAGCTGTTCGCACAGTGGCAGGCCCACCAGGCCACCGGGCCGCGTCTGCCTAAGAGCACGGGTCAGCAGCTGTGGAAGCGTTTCCGCGATGCGCGCGCCACACTCGACAAGCACCGCCGCGAGTTCTACTCGGGCATGGACGAACAGCACCGCGCCGCTCGCGACGCGAAGGCACGCCTCGTCGAGCGCGCCGAGGCGCTCGCCAGCAAGGGCGAGGACGGCATCGGCGCCTACCGCACGCTGCTGGACGAGTGGAAGAGCGCGGGTCGCGCCGGTAAGAAGGCCGACGACGCGCTGTGGGCACGCTTCAAGGCGGCCGGCGATGCGCTGTACGCCGCACGTAGCGACCGTGAGCAGGCGGATGCCGAGGCGTCGCGAGAGAAGATCGAGGCAAAGCGCGCGCTGCTCGCTGAGGCTGCAGCCGTGCCGCAGGAGAAGGACCTGGTGAAGGCCCGGACGCTGCTGACCGGCATTCAGCGTCGCTGGGACGAGATCGGTCGTATCTTCCCGCGCGAAGCCGAGCGTGGGCTCGACGACGAGCTGCGCAAGATCGAGCAGGGCGTCAAGGCGCGTGAGGATGCCGACTGGAAGAGCAACAACCCCGAGACCAAGGCCCGTCAGAACGACATGACGCAGCAGCTGCGTGATGCCATCGCCGGCCTGGAAGCCGACCTGGAGAAGGCCAAGGCGTCGAAGAATGCGGGAGCCATCGCGAAGGCCACCGAGGCGCTCGAGGCACGCAAGGGCTGGCTGAAGGCCCTCGGCGGCTGA
- a CDS encoding dioxygenase, whose translation MAAAGKKQSRDEKERARVYRARQEFHASLIARRRRDNVIAGVAGGLLILAVVGGQVAYYTAGPGAPTPAPTDAGTPAPTPVELPGSSDIPAPTPTPTTAP comes from the coding sequence GTGGCTGCGGCGGGCAAGAAGCAATCGCGCGACGAGAAAGAACGCGCACGCGTCTATCGGGCACGCCAGGAGTTCCACGCGAGCCTCATCGCGCGCCGGCGCCGCGACAACGTCATCGCCGGCGTCGCCGGAGGACTCCTCATCCTCGCGGTGGTCGGCGGGCAGGTCGCGTACTACACGGCGGGTCCGGGCGCTCCCACACCCGCACCGACAGACGCCGGCACACCCGCTCCCACTCCGGTCGAGCTGCCCGGCTCATCCGACATCCCCGCCCCGACCCCGACGCCGACGACCGCTCCCTGA